The Macrobrachium nipponense isolate FS-2020 chromosome 13, ASM1510439v2, whole genome shotgun sequence genome has a window encoding:
- the LOC135225551 gene encoding FMRFamide-related neuropeptides-like, protein MIVTSWIVLGLLSCLCQALKPPVSAGLSADNSDDGSLPLPEKRGNVDRSFIRFGRSGAEDKRGADKSFLRFGRAGGDYEDEEGASLIADKRNRNFLRFGRNRNFLRFGRNRNFLRFGRSGPEDVSLEEGPIDVPIPVPEESTEVDNFRRSALSNRNFLRFGRQYKNFLRFGRSVDSSSIDCDGC, encoded by the exons ATGATCGTTACTTCCTGGATCGTCCTCGGGCTGCTGAGCTGCCTATGCCAAGCTCTCAAGCCTCCAGTGTCCGCAGGCCTAAGCGCAGATAACAGCGATGACGGAAGCCTGCCATTGCCTGAGAAGAGAGGGAACGTTGATCGCAGCTTCATAAG GTTCGGACGCAGCGGCGCCGAAGACAAGAGGGGCGCTGACAAAAGTTTCCTCAG ATTCGGCCGAGCAGGAGGAGACTACGAAGACGAAGAGGGCGCATCGTTGATCGCTGACAAGAGGAACCGCAACTTCCTGCGTTTCGGACGCAATCGCAACTTCCTGCGTTTCGGACGCAACCGCAACTTCTTGAGGTTCGGGCGCTCCGGTCCTGAGGACGTCAGTCTTGAAGAAGGACCCATCGACGTCCCAATTCCCGTCCCGGAGGAATCAACGGAGGTCGACAACTTCCGCAGATCTGCTCTGTCGAACAGGAACTTTTTGAG ATTCGGTCGTCAATACAAGAATTTCCTGCGTTTCGGACGCTCAGTTGACTCTTCTTCGATCGACTGCGAcggctgctga
- the LOC135225550 gene encoding glutamate receptor ionotropic, kainate glr-3-like, whose amino-acid sequence MQVTAFDWRPSVMYNWDEQGHVTQRYGRDIMVVRGLAYALNASLVFNDAPQVPTSNAASIATSYYLTPPPEILWGFRSPNGSWNGLMGIIQRGEAEVGVANLYITNVTLRMLVADFSVPFDNEVCVPVTKVICFLSRLPRPLPKWERILYPFEFTTWISVVAGLVVIGPLLYVLAKIGNARLVVVGRGFKIGGERTDLQSLNFAVMYALGIHFMEGQSHTPIRRGTQVFVSFLWLYALIITTVYSSNLTALLTVARQPSLINTIQELHESGKEVGGMGAIFGTALASSTNPYLQALSLRYDVYNGRINVLYSRMRKGDIVIIAGLNVLRYMETIEFTHGGAREAYVIKETFSPYSIGLITQRGSPLKRKFDVFINRMVESGLVNYWFLESLRMAKQELHKEKKYQLETNEDGESDDTSDDAASPDAELVEVDYAGVQSLGFEHLEGFFFILLVGYVLSGVAFVFERRANSR is encoded by the exons aTGCAGGTGACCGCCTTCGACTGGAGACCCAGCGTCATGTACAACTGGGACGAGCAAGGTCACGTGACCCAGAGGTACGGACGGGACATCATGGTCGTCAGGGGGTTGGCTTACGCCCTGAATGCTTCGTTGGTCTTCAACGACGCTCCCCAAG TACCAACGTCCAACGCAGCGTCTATTGCAACCTCGTACTATCTCACACCACCCCCAGAGATCCTGTGGGGATTCCGCTCTCCAAACGGCTCCTGGAACGGCCTCATGGGCATCATCCAGCGGGGGGAGGCCGAGGTGGGCGTGGCCAACCTCTACATCACCAACGTCACACTGCGTATGCTCGTGGCAGACTTCAGCGTGCCCTTCGACAACGAGGTATGCGTTCCAGTGACTAAA GTGATCTGCTTTCTGTCCCGTCTCCCGAGGCCTCTTCCGAAGTGGGAGAGGATCCTCTACCCCTTCGAATTCACCACCTGGATCTCTGTCGTGGCCGGGCTGGTGGTGATCGGACCCCTTCTCTACGTTCTGGCTAAGATCGGGAACGCGAGGTTGGTGGTGGTGGGTCGTGGCTTCAAAAT CGGAGGCGAAAGGACGGACCTGCAGAGTCTCAATTTCGCCGTCATGTACGCCCTGGGCATCCATTTCATGGAAGGGCAATCCCACACGCCCATCCGCCGGGGCACGCAGGTTTTCGTGAGTTTCCTGTGGCTCTACGCCCTCATCATAACCACCGTCTACAGCAGCAACCTGACAGCGCTCCTGACGGTGGCCAGACAGCCCTCGCTGATCAACACGATCCAGGAGCTCCACGAGTCCGGGAAGGAGGTCGGGGGCATGGGCGCCATCTTCGGCACCGCCCTGGCGTCCTCGACGAATCCCTACTTGCAG gctCTGTCTCTTCGCTACGACGTCTACAACGGCCGAATAAACGTGTTGTACTCACGCATGAGGAAGGGTGACATCGTCATCATCGCGGGACTAAACGTCTTGCGGTATATGGAAACGATCGAATTCACCCACGGAGGCGCCCGGGAGGCTTACGTCATCAAG GAAACCTTCTCTCCGTACAGCATCGGTCTGATCACCCAGAGGGGCTCTCCTCTGAAGAGGAAGTTTGACGTCTTCATCAATCGGATGGTTGAGAGTGGACTGGTCAACTACTGGTTCCTGGAATCTCTCAGAATGGCGAAAcag gaactgcataaagaaaagaaataccaGCTAGAGACCAATGAAGACGGGGAAAGCGACGACACCAGCGACGACGCTGCCTCACCAGATGCTGAACTCGTCGAGGTGGACTACGCAGGAGTTCAGTCTCTCGGCTTCGAACACTTAGAGGGATTCTTCTTCATCCTTCTCGTTGGATACGTGTTATCTGGCGTTGCTTTCGTCTTCGAAAGGAGAGCCAACTCGCGTTGA